From the Purpureocillium takamizusanense chromosome 6, complete sequence genome, one window contains:
- a CDS encoding uncharacterized protein (COG:A~EggNog:ENOG503NV9Q): protein MAYRAPPGTFSSSASNSLPARPPAPAGGSGFKPVFGTAAANGGANAYPNATQYGLSSHYPAQTQYGAPASSRYAPGAGPYGSASSTYSSYPGAPGTAMSSGAQSGYSSYPGHTQQQQTQSYGSQAPAYGASYSTAPQIQNPFPAPGTGFDVSEAAQIAEWQSAYSAAPQIGKDGKPVTTATTDSPLPDAAAAAAAANTNPDKKKTVVRSGGGKSWTDDSLLEWDPSHMRIFVGNLAGETTDESLLKAFSRWKSVQKARVIRDKRTTKSKGYGFVSFADADDFFQAAKEMNGKYIQSHPVVVKKANTEIKATTARDRGKGGYHNNKGGKNNKNKSGNQSGGGSGGYEPSLGPVSGAGVTKPGQKTKNGLRLLG from the coding sequence ATGGCCTACCGGGCGCCTCCAGGCACCTTctcgtcctccgcctccaACTCTCTCCCTGCGAgaccccccgcccccgcgggAGGCAGCGGCTTCAAGCCCGTGTTTGGtacggccgccgcgaacgGCGGCGCGAACGCCTACCCCAACGCCACCCAGTACGGCCTTTCGAGCCACTATCCCGCGCAGACACAGTATGGCGCCCCCGCGAGCAGCCGATACgcccccggcgcgggcccgtacggctcggcctcgtcgacctaTTCGAGCTACCCGGGCGCGCCAGGCACCGCCATGAGCTCCGGCGCCCAGAGTGGCTACTCGTCGTACCCCGGGCAcacgcaacagcagcagacaCAGAGCTACGGCTCTCAGGCTCCTGCATACGGTGCATCATACTCGACTGCTCCTCAGATCCAGAACCCTTTCCCCGCGCCCGGCACCGGCTTCGATGTGTCCGAGGCCGCGCAAATTGCCGAATGGCAGAGCGCCTACAGCGCTGCGCCGCAGATtggcaaggacggcaagcctGTCACAACCGCAACGACCGACTCGCCTTTACccgacgcggccgctgccgccgccgccgccaataCCAACCCGGATAAGAAGAAGACTGTCGTGCGCTCCGGTGGCGGCAAGAGCTGGACGGACGACTCCCTCCTCGAGTGGGATCCCTCCCACATGCGCATCTTTGTCGGCAACCTTGCCGGCGAAACCACCGACGAATCCCTCCTCAAGGCCTTTTCGCGCTGGAAGTCTGTCCAGAAGGCTCGCGTCATTCGCGACAAGCGCACTACAAAATCCAAGGGCTACGGCTTCGTTAGctttgccgacgccgacgacttctttcaggccgccaaggagaTGAACGGCAAGTACATCCAGAGCCACCCGGTCGTCGTCAAGAAGGCAAACACGGAGATcaaggccaccaccgcccgcgaccgcggcaagggcggctaCCACAACAACAAAGGCGGCAAGAATAACAAGAACAAGTCGGGCAACCAGTCGGGCGGTGGAAGCGGCGGGTATGAGCCCAGCCTCGGCCCCGTCTCGGGTGCCGGTGTCACCAAGCCCGGACAGAAGACCAAGAACGGTCTCCGCCTGCTGGGCTGA
- a CDS encoding uncharacterized protein (COG:S~EggNog:ENOG503NV10), whose amino-acid sequence MAQPDPSHSVPQDLISHVHLISSSRYPTMPRIDTNEVAKWLMNAPQVARDRAPFFWTYLDKPADGTILLTWQPLGRLGTNFATDGFVWSPPEQIYKHDLGNGLMLEIYYLKAGYIPGEQFALHARRRFRLVPVPGHPNPPQPDMSLFIVHYGPSEPNDRIPAQMVPYDERVNAIMQQRHYLLRAGQIRRKEFMLSDRVNWPSLPELTRQQMGPQMVPRGVPQQMAYPTQPTPGPPAKRARHAQSQGQQPAMAGMPGMPAVDPAFDDDEDITRGDMFDHLTQREISLSRYKQNHEWMEEILSSAYRLNQITPTDLGLGLKGELASLTDGIFTAQGGEAIAIEKPYVGRLDSGLADEFRKRVKNHIESTQAEMKKMQGAHAEAMAKLKESSLFVTKEAELRALDDDITAAFGQNDSHTDGAGRGEGRPRHSSKRTVDEVIEELEQAVGRKLESRPAVKRVQDGGYQAPAPEPQAPPAEDVQMSRQPSQAGSQTSGLMLGESDIDMGGTAAGLLDQMHTGFSSMSTPVNNFPTPQAQMSATQSNAATPSNANNAPSPAPAQSSAAPAGQDTAAAPAEPNADVAMGGTDSPAKAPEPAANTAPDHGTGSGDWVMVPKGGGTTPEASSAGQEAPAASATEATAAAMAAEEEAPKPDATAQGAARPPSAAATPAVTDGGSATFDQNDFSSLGDLDTAGDALAGYDAPDLDGSAGELGDGLDLQMDMEDSAFGDAFHGVDASNTPGEGQGQDM is encoded by the exons ATGGCGCAACCCGACCCTAGCCACAGCGTCCCTCAGGACTTG ATCTCCCATGTCCACCTCATCTCCTCGTCCCGATATCCGACAATGCCTCGCATCGACACCAACGAGGTCGCCAAGTGGCTCATGAACGCTCCTCAAGTCGCACGCGACCGGGCGCCCTTCTTCTGGACATATCTTGacaagcccgccgacggcacgaTTCTCCTGACGTGGCAGCCCCTCGGGAGGCTGGGCACAAACTTTGCGACGGATGGCTTCGTGTGGTCGCCGCCTGAGCAGATCTACAAGCACGACCTGGGAAACGGTCTG ATGCTGGAGATCTACTATCTCAAAGCCGGCTACATCCCCGGCGAGCAGTTTGCCCTACACGCGAGACGGCGATTTCGACTCGTGCCAGTCCCTGGCCACCCAAACCCTCCCCAGCCCGACATGAGCCTCTTTATCGTGCACTACGGCCCATCCGAACCCAACGATCGGATTCCCGCGCAGATGGTGCCGTATGACGAAcgcgtcaacgccatcatgCAGCAGCGACACTACCTACTGCGCGCGGGCCAGATCCGGCGAAAAGAGTTTATGCTGTCGGACCGGGTCAATTGGCCGTCGCTCCCAGAGCTCACGCGGCAGCAGATGGGCCCTCAGATGGTCCCGCGAGGCGTCCCTCAGCAGATGGCATACCCTACCCAGCCGACGCCCGGACCTCCCGCCAAGCGAGCCAGGCACGCGCAGAGTCAAGGACaacagccagccatggcgggcatgccCGGCATGCCTGCTGTGGACCCGGCtttcgacgacgatgaggataTAACGAGGGGCGACATGTTTGACCATCTGACGCAGCGCGAGATTTCGCTGAGCCGGTACAAGCAGAACCATGAGTGGATGGAGGAGATCCTTTCCTCTGCGTATAGATTGAACCAGATCACACCCACGGACCTTGGCCTCGGTCTCAAAGGCGAGTTGGCATCGCTCACTGACGGCATCTTCACGGCTCAGGGAGGTGAGGCCATCGCGATCGAGAAGCCCTACGTCGGACGACTGGACAGTGGACTTGCCGACGAGTTTCGCAAGCGAGTCAAGAACCATATCGAGTCGACGCAAGCcgagatgaagaagatgcaGGGGGCACatgccgaggccatggccaagctcaaggaaAGCTCCTTGTTCGTGACCAAGGAAGCGGAGCTCCGGGCTCTCGATGACGACATCACGGCTGCGTTCGGCCAGAACGACAGCCACAcagacggcgcgggcagggGCGAGGGAAGGCCGCGGCATTCTAGCAAAAGGACGGTAGATGAGGTGATTGAGGAACTAGAGCAGGCAGTTGGACGAAAGTTGGAGAGCCGCCCGGCGGTTAAGCGTGTGCAGGATGGAGGATACCAAGCTCCAGCGCCGGAGCCCCAAGCGCCACCCGCCGAGGATGTGCAGATGTCGCGACAGCCATCGCAAGCCGGCTCGCAGACGAGCGGGCTTATGCTCGGCGAGTCTGACATTGACATGGGCGGCACGGCAGCCGGGTTGCTGGACCAGATGCATACGGGCTTCTCGTCCATGTCGACTCCAGTCAACAACTTTCCCACGCCCCAAGCGCAAATGTCAGCCACGCAATCTAACGCCGCGACACCCTCCAACGCCAACAATGCTCCCTCGCCAGCTCCCGCACAAAGCTCAGCGGCGCCCGCCGGTCAAGACACTGCAGCTGCACCCGCGGAACCGAATGCCGACGTGGCCATGGGCGGGACGGACTCGCCTGCCAAGGCACCAGAGCCAGCAGCGAATACGGCTCCAGATCATGGTACCGGTAGCGGCGACTGGGTCATGGTGCCCAAGGGAGGCGGCACGACACCCGAGGCGAGCAGTGCTGGCCAAGAGGCACCGGCAGcttcggcgacggaggcaacggcggcggcaatggcggcggaagaggaggcaCCTAAGCCGGACGCGACGGCGCAAGGTGCGGCTCGGCCCCCGTcggcagccgcgacgcccgctgTCACGGACGGCGGCTCGGCAACGTTTGACCAAAACGACTTCAGCTCACTGGGCGATTTGGACACGGCGGGCGATGCCTTGGCGGGCTACGATGCGCCGGATCTTGACGGCTCCGCGGGCGAGCTTGGCGACGGCCTAGACCTGCAGATGGACATGGAGGACTCTGCCTTTGGCGACGCATTCCATGGCGTGGACGCATCCAACACGCCGGGTGAGGGACAGGGACAAGATATGTAG
- the GND1 gene encoding phosphogluconate dehydrogenase (decarboxylating) gnd1, variant 2 (EggNog:ENOG503NVGP~BUSCO:EOG09261W3X~COG:G), which yields MSGPVARLANIQLGGAEPSTALHSSSANASRNADNAASADLGLIGLAVMGQNLIMNMADHGFTICAFNRTVSKVDRFLENEAKGKSIIGAHNVEEFVSKLKSPRRVMLLVQAGAAVDDWIAKLVPLLSKGDIIIDGGNSHFPDSNRRTQELQAKGIRFVGSGVSGGEEGARYGPSLMPGGNEEAWPHIKDIFQSIAAKSDGEACCEWVGDEGAGHYVKMVHNGIEYGDMQLICEAYDIMKRGLGLSSKEIGDVFAKWNKGVLDSFLIEITRDIMYFNDDDGKPLVDKILDKAGQKGTGKWTAVNALDLGMPVTLIAEAVLSRCLSAIKDERVQASSKLEFVSRNSGKFSGNKEQFLEDLEQALYASKIISYAQGFMLMQEAAREYKWKLNKPSIALMWRGGCIIRSVFLKDITAAYRKQPELTNLLFDDFFNKAIHKAQPGWRDVVAQSAQLGIPTPAFSTALSWFDGYRTKDLPANLLQAQRDYFGAHTFRIKPEFASSTYPEGQDIHVNWTGRGGNVSASTYQA from the exons atgtcTGGCCCCGT CGCCCGCCTCGCAAACAtccagcttggcggcgccgaacCCTCCACCGCACTTCACAGCTCCTCCGCCAACGCGTCAAGAAATGCTGACAATGCCGCCAGCGCTGATCTGGGCCTCATCGGCCTTGCTGTCAT GGGACAGAACCTCATCATGAACATGGCCGACCATGGCTTCACCATCTGCGCCTTCAACCGAACCGTCTCCAAGGTCGACCGATTCCTGGAGaacgaggccaagggcaagtccatcatcggcgcccACAACGTCGAGGAGTTCGTCAGCAAGCTCAAGTCGCCCCGCCGCGTCATGCTGCTCGTCCaggctggcgctgccgttgaCGACTGGATCGCCAAGCTCGTCCCCCTCCTGTCCAAGGGCGACATCATTATCGATGGTGGCAACTCTCACTTCCCCGACTCCAACCGCCGTACCCAGGAGCTCCAGGCCAAGGGTATCCGTTTCGTCGGCTCCGGTGTCTCTGGTGGTGAGGAGGGTGCTCGCTATGGCCCCTCTCTGAtgcccggcggcaacgaAGAGGCCTGGCCGCACATCAAGGACATCTTCCAGAGCATCGCTGCCaagagcgacggcgaggcctgCTGCGAGtgggtcggcgacgagggtgcCGGTCACTACGTCAAGATGGTTCACAACGGCATTGAGTACGGTGACATGCAGCTCATTTGCGAG GCCTACGACATCATGaagcgcggcctcggcctctccAGCAAGGAGATCGGCGACGTTTTCGCTAAGTGGAACAAGGGTGTTTTGGATTCGTTCCTCATCGAGATCACCCGCGACATCATGTACTtcaatgacgacgacggcaagcccctcgtcgacaagatCTTGGACAAGGCCGGCCAGAAGGGTACTGGCAAGTGGACCGCTGTCAACGCTCTGGATCTCGGCATGCCCGTCACCCTTATCGCCGAGGCTGTCTTGTCCCGTTGCCTGTccgccatcaaggacgagcGTGTCCAGGCCTCATCCAAGCTCGAGTTCGTCAGCCGCAACAGCGGCAAGTTCTCTGGCAACAAGGAGCAGTTCCTCGAGGACCTTGAGCAGGCCCTGTACGCCTCCAAGATTATCTCATACGCCCAGGGCTTCATGCTGATGCAGGAG gccgcccgcgagtACAAGTGGAAGCTGAACAAGCCCTCGATTGCCCTCATGTGGCGTGGCGGCTGCATCATTCGCTCCGTCTTCCTCAAGGACATCACGGCCGCGTACCGCAAGCAGCCCGAGCTGACGAACCTGCTGTtcgacgacttcttcaaCAAGGCTATCCACAAGGCGCAGCCCGGCTGGAGAGACGTTGTCGCCCAGTCTGCTCAGCTGGGTATCCCGACGCCCGCTTTCTCGACGGCGCTCTCATGGTTTGACGGCTATCGCACCAAGGACCTGCCGGCCAACCTCCTCCAGGCCCAGCGCGACTACTTCGGTGCCCACACTTTCCGTATCAAGCCTGAGttcgccagcagcacgtACCCCGAGGGCCAGGACATCCACGTCAACTGgaccggccgcggcggcaacgtctCCGCCTCGACATACCAGGCTTAA
- the GND1 gene encoding phosphogluconate dehydrogenase (decarboxylating) gnd1 (EggNog:ENOG503NVGP~BUSCO:EOG09261W3X~COG:G) — translation MILPHSARLANIQLGGAEPSTALHSSSANASRNADNAASADLGLIGLAVMGQNLIMNMADHGFTICAFNRTVSKVDRFLENEAKGKSIIGAHNVEEFVSKLKSPRRVMLLVQAGAAVDDWIAKLVPLLSKGDIIIDGGNSHFPDSNRRTQELQAKGIRFVGSGVSGGEEGARYGPSLMPGGNEEAWPHIKDIFQSIAAKSDGEACCEWVGDEGAGHYVKMVHNGIEYGDMQLICEAYDIMKRGLGLSSKEIGDVFAKWNKGVLDSFLIEITRDIMYFNDDDGKPLVDKILDKAGQKGTGKWTAVNALDLGMPVTLIAEAVLSRCLSAIKDERVQASSKLEFVSRNSGKFSGNKEQFLEDLEQALYASKIISYAQGFMLMQEAAREYKWKLNKPSIALMWRGGCIIRSVFLKDITAAYRKQPELTNLLFDDFFNKAIHKAQPGWRDVVAQSAQLGIPTPAFSTALSWFDGYRTKDLPANLLQAQRDYFGAHTFRIKPEFASSTYPEGQDIHVNWTGRGGNVSASTYQA, via the exons ATGATCCTGCCGCACAGCGCCCGCCTCGCAAACAtccagcttggcggcgccgaacCCTCCACCGCACTTCACAGCTCCTCCGCCAACGCGTCAAGAAATGCTGACAATGCCGCCAGCGCTGATCTGGGCCTCATCGGCCTTGCTGTCAT GGGACAGAACCTCATCATGAACATGGCCGACCATGGCTTCACCATCTGCGCCTTCAACCGAACCGTCTCCAAGGTCGACCGATTCCTGGAGaacgaggccaagggcaagtccatcatcggcgcccACAACGTCGAGGAGTTCGTCAGCAAGCTCAAGTCGCCCCGCCGCGTCATGCTGCTCGTCCaggctggcgctgccgttgaCGACTGGATCGCCAAGCTCGTCCCCCTCCTGTCCAAGGGCGACATCATTATCGATGGTGGCAACTCTCACTTCCCCGACTCCAACCGCCGTACCCAGGAGCTCCAGGCCAAGGGTATCCGTTTCGTCGGCTCCGGTGTCTCTGGTGGTGAGGAGGGTGCTCGCTATGGCCCCTCTCTGAtgcccggcggcaacgaAGAGGCCTGGCCGCACATCAAGGACATCTTCCAGAGCATCGCTGCCaagagcgacggcgaggcctgCTGCGAGtgggtcggcgacgagggtgcCGGTCACTACGTCAAGATGGTTCACAACGGCATTGAGTACGGTGACATGCAGCTCATTTGCGAG GCCTACGACATCATGaagcgcggcctcggcctctccAGCAAGGAGATCGGCGACGTTTTCGCTAAGTGGAACAAGGGTGTTTTGGATTCGTTCCTCATCGAGATCACCCGCGACATCATGTACTtcaatgacgacgacggcaagcccctcgtcgacaagatCTTGGACAAGGCCGGCCAGAAGGGTACTGGCAAGTGGACCGCTGTCAACGCTCTGGATCTCGGCATGCCCGTCACCCTTATCGCCGAGGCTGTCTTGTCCCGTTGCCTGTccgccatcaaggacgagcGTGTCCAGGCCTCATCCAAGCTCGAGTTCGTCAGCCGCAACAGCGGCAAGTTCTCTGGCAACAAGGAGCAGTTCCTCGAGGACCTTGAGCAGGCCCTGTACGCCTCCAAGATTATCTCATACGCCCAGGGCTTCATGCTGATGCAGGAG gccgcccgcgagtACAAGTGGAAGCTGAACAAGCCCTCGATTGCCCTCATGTGGCGTGGCGGCTGCATCATTCGCTCCGTCTTCCTCAAGGACATCACGGCCGCGTACCGCAAGCAGCCCGAGCTGACGAACCTGCTGTtcgacgacttcttcaaCAAGGCTATCCACAAGGCGCAGCCCGGCTGGAGAGACGTTGTCGCCCAGTCTGCTCAGCTGGGTATCCCGACGCCCGCTTTCTCGACGGCGCTCTCATGGTTTGACGGCTATCGCACCAAGGACCTGCCGGCCAACCTCCTCCAGGCCCAGCGCGACTACTTCGGTGCCCACACTTTCCGTATCAAGCCTGAGttcgccagcagcacgtACCCCGAGGGCCAGGACATCCACGTCAACTGgaccggccgcggcggcaacgtctCCGCCTCGACATACCAGGCTTAA
- a CDS encoding uncharacterized protein (COG:A~EggNog:ENOG503NV9Q) — protein MSSGAQSGYSSYPGHTQQQQTQSYGSQAPAYGASYSTAPQIQNPFPAPGTGFDVSEAAQIAEWQSAYSAAPQIGKDGKPVTTATTDSPLPDAAAAAAAANTNPDKKKTVVRSGGGKSWTDDSLLEWDPSHMRIFVGNLAGETTDESLLKAFSRWKSVQKARVIRDKRTTKSKGYGFVSFADADDFFQAAKEMNGKYIQSHPVVVKKANTEIKATTARDRGKGGYHNNKGGKNNKNKSGNQSGGGSGGYEPSLGPVSGAGVTKPGQKTKNGLRLLG, from the coding sequence ATGAGCTCCGGCGCCCAGAGTGGCTACTCGTCGTACCCCGGGCAcacgcaacagcagcagacaCAGAGCTACGGCTCTCAGGCTCCTGCATACGGTGCATCATACTCGACTGCTCCTCAGATCCAGAACCCTTTCCCCGCGCCCGGCACCGGCTTCGATGTGTCCGAGGCCGCGCAAATTGCCGAATGGCAGAGCGCCTACAGCGCTGCGCCGCAGATtggcaaggacggcaagcctGTCACAACCGCAACGACCGACTCGCCTTTACccgacgcggccgctgccgccgccgccgccaataCCAACCCGGATAAGAAGAAGACTGTCGTGCGCTCCGGTGGCGGCAAGAGCTGGACGGACGACTCCCTCCTCGAGTGGGATCCCTCCCACATGCGCATCTTTGTCGGCAACCTTGCCGGCGAAACCACCGACGAATCCCTCCTCAAGGCCTTTTCGCGCTGGAAGTCTGTCCAGAAGGCTCGCGTCATTCGCGACAAGCGCACTACAAAATCCAAGGGCTACGGCTTCGTTAGctttgccgacgccgacgacttctttcaggccgccaaggagaTGAACGGCAAGTACATCCAGAGCCACCCGGTCGTCGTCAAGAAGGCAAACACGGAGATcaaggccaccaccgcccgcgaccgcggcaagggcggctaCCACAACAACAAAGGCGGCAAGAATAACAAGAACAAGTCGGGCAACCAGTCGGGCGGTGGAAGCGGCGGGTATGAGCCCAGCCTCGGCCCCGTCTCGGGTGCCGGTGTCACCAAGCCCGGACAGAAGACCAAGAACGGTCTCCGCCTGCTGGGCTGA
- a CDS encoding uncharacterized protein (EggNog:ENOG503PHPI~SECRETED:SignalP(1-22~SECRETED:cutsite=AAG-QF~SECRETED:prob=0.4436)) — translation MHLPNGFTVAALLAGATSLAAGQFVFPTGSTRLNAKEQCTIRWNTDGLQAPLSINLVPGDGAQSGTVADKIAANIPNSGSLTWTPAASIAALPSFAMVILDARGAVVLTSEPFIIAALANQQQQQQNQKQQKKQQQQQATATRRRGGAGGNGGGGGSRTRSVERIEATDAVGGDNDGKPGLKPLPNVADGNNNNNNNNNKDGEKNQGDKDQQQRQQQDGKKKKKTQKGNGDDDDNNNNKDQGNDKQGNNNDNNNAGGSLKPLPNAAAPANSAQPEPEPEQPKKDNGRQPDNKQPADAKTTTAAAAVGAAPPSSTPAAAVSPPPAAEPTTPPAADSAEAGDQKNQPPTTLAPSPSSVSERALAAAADGDGDAGGLGRGDDGSNPLLRTLLPGIISTRSRTSTRGGGNKGSGTTTPRPIYTTLTDVDISLSAEATPEPGGRGGPGLTNNNSQKSAAAGGARSDVLLLAGLALIVGVGMMV, via the exons ATGCATCTCCCCAACGGcttcaccgtcgccgcgctgctggccggggcgacgagcctcgccgccgggcagtTCGTCTTCCCCACGGGCTCGACGCGCCTCAACGCCAAGGAGCAGTGCACCATCCGCTGGAACACGGACGGCCTGCAGGCGCCCCTGTCCATCAACCTCGTGCCGGGCGATGGAGCCCAGAGCGGCACCGTCGCGGACAAGATTGCCG CCAACATTCCCAACTCGGGCTCTCTCACCTGGACGCcagccgcctccatcgccgccctgccgTCCTTTGCCATGgtcatcctcgacgcgcgcggcgccgtggtccTCACCTCGGAGCCTTTTATCATTGCTGCGCTTGCcaaccaacaacagcagcagcagaatcaaaagcagcagaagaagcagcagcaacaacaagcgacggcaacgcggcgccgcggaggcgCTGGTGgtaatggtggtggtggtggcagccgcACCCGCTCCGTCGAGAGGATAGAGGCGACGGACGCCGTGGGCGGTGACAATGACGGCAAGCCCGGGCTGAAGCCGTTgcccaacgtcgccgacggcaacaacaacaacaataacaacaacaacaaggacgGTGAGAAGAACCAGGGCGACAAGGATcaacaacagcggcagcagcaggacggaaagaagaagaagaagacgcaaaagggcaacggcgacgatgacgataacaacaacaataaaGACCAGGGCAACGACAAGCagggcaacaacaacgacaacaacaatgccggcggctcgctcaAGCCCctccccaacgccgccgctccggccAACTCAGCccagccggagccggagccggaaCAGCCCAAGAAGGACAACGGCAGGCAGCCCGATAACAAGCAGCCCGCGGACGCaaaaacaacaacagcagcagcagcagtgggGGCAGCGCCACCCTCTTCCactccagccgccgccgtctctccccctcccgccgccgagccgacCACCCCCCCTGCTGCCGATTCCGCAGAGGCAGGCGATCAG AAGAACCAGccacccaccaccctcgccccctccccctcctccgtctcagagcgcgccctcgccgccgccgcggacggagatggcgacgccggcggcctcggacgcggcgacgatggctcGAACCCGCTCTTGCGAACCCTCCTCCCAGGCATCATCAGCACCCGCAGCCGCACCAGcacccgcggcggtggcaacaagggcagcggcaccaccacgccgcgACCCATCTACACGACGCTGACCGACGTGGACATCAGCCTGTccgccgaggcgacgcccgagcccgggggtcgcggcggccccggcctGACCAACAACAACTCGCAAaagtccgccgccgcgggaggggCCCGGTCCGACGTCCTCCTTCTCGCGGGGCTGGCACTCATCGTGGGAGTTGGAATGATGGTGTAA